One Phaseolus vulgaris cultivar G19833 chromosome 11, P. vulgaris v2.0, whole genome shotgun sequence genomic window carries:
- the LOC137836104 gene encoding uncharacterized protein produces METSFSLVYGSDAMIPVEIHESSPRFISFVTEESNEERRVNLDLLDKAREEARIKTEAVNRRVEHQYRSKVKPRQFRVADLVMQKAHPYELENKLSPKWIGPFRVTEAKGNGSYKLETLEGGPIPRSWNAANLKFYFS; encoded by the coding sequence atggagacgtcGTTCAGTTTGGTATATGGGTCAGACGCCATGATCCCGGTGGAGATTCACGAGAGCTCACCCCGCTTTATAAGCTTTGTGACAGAGGAGTCCAACGAGGAAAGAAGGGTAAATCTAGATCTATTGGACAAGGCCAGAGAGGAAGCGAGGATAAAGACTGAAGCTGTGAATAGGAGAGTGGAGCATCAATATAGATCTAAGGTGAAGCCGCGGCAGTTCCGAGTAGCTGACTTGGTCATGCAGAAGGCTCATCCTTAtgagttggagaacaagttgtctcccaaatggatcggacccttcagagtaacCGAAGCCAAAGGAAATGGTTCGTACAAGTTAGAGACTCTAGAAGGGGGCCCCatcccacgcagctggaatgccgccaatttaaaattttatttcagttga